The sequence CCCGTAATAGGCTATGCTTCTCCATGGAGCTTCTTAGTTGGAGTTAAAGGCGACATAGACTTCACAAAGACCGATCTAGATAGGGCGAAGAACCTTAACTTGCAGTATTATGACCCAGAAAGGCACGAAACTCTGTTCCAGATGCCGAAGTACGTTAGAGAGCTCCTTGAGGGCAAAGCCTGAACTTTAGAGTACTTTTTTTGCTTCTTTTTGGAAATTTTCCATAAATTCTTCCATTTTGGAGAGAATGGAATTTAAGGCTTCTTTTGGTGCTTTGGCCTTGTAGATATAACCGAGCCATCCTCTGTTTACCATCTCCCTCTCCACCAGTCCAAGTTCAAGAAGGTGCTTGAGCTTTTCCCTGACAATTCTCTCGGATAAATCAAGCTTTTTTGCAATCTGTCTTGGCGTTAGCTGCTCCTTTAAGAGAAGGGAATATATTTTAATCTCCGAGCTTGTAAGCTCGAATTTTTCAAGGGTTTTTGTGAACGCTCTCAATAGCTCCT comes from Thermococcus alcaliphilus and encodes:
- a CDS encoding helix-turn-helix domain-containing protein, which codes for MEMEELLRAFTKTLEKFELTSSEIKIYSLLLKEQLTPRQIAKKLDLSERIVREKLKHLLELGLVEREMVNRGWLGYIYKAKAPKEALNSILSKMEEFMENFQKEAKKVL